A region of the Dehalococcoidia bacterium genome:
TGAGGACTTTGTTGAACACACATCACCGGAGCACATTGCATCGAGGTCGCCCTCCCAGCCGATTCCCCGAGCGGCGCGGGCCTCATATAGCCTCGGCAGTCACCCATTCAGATCGGACAGATTAGTGGCAAACCTGACTCCAAAGGCGTCCGGGTCAGCAACCATGAAGTCCCGAAGGCCGTAGGTCCGATCGGCAATTGGCCACACGACCCGAGCTCCCATTTCCTGAGCCAATATCCAGTAGTCGTCCACGTTCGGGACCATCACTCGGATGTTACCCTGAAGCGGCCCCGGAGAGGCGGGCAGATCGTTCTTATACTCGTCATTGAGGAAGAGCAGATGGCCTTCCCATGCCAGCTCCACGAATCCGCCATCATCCCTAACCAGATCAAAACCAAGCTTGCGATAGAACTCCACTGACCGGCTGATGTCACGCACGAACATCGCAGTTACAAGCTGTTCAGTGGGTTCAACATAGCGTGTCATGGCGCGTTCCTTTCTATGCTGCAAGGAAGTGTCAGCGGTCCCACGACGCTCTCTCTTCGTCCAAGTACTCCCTCACCTCTTCGGCTGTCTTGAACAGACGGCGCCCTGGAGCGCTGTTGAGGATTTCCAAGGCTGATCGGCCCCTCATATTGGATTCGCGCCGTACCACCACGTCCACAGTCTGCCCTTCCTCCAACTCTGGGCTGACAATCTCCAACTTGCCGCCGGGTAGT
Encoded here:
- a CDS encoding VOC family protein, which translates into the protein MTRYVEPTEQLVTAMFVRDISRSVEFYRKLGFDLVRDDGGFVELAWEGHLLFLNDEYKNDLPASPGPLQGNIRVMVPNVDDYWILAQEMGARVVWPIADRTYGLRDFMVADPDAFGVRFATNLSDLNG